TGGTGCGGGTTCGATTCCCGTCTCCCGCTCCATTGCGCTGTTGCCCGGTTCCCGTGCCAAGGTTCCACAGATTCACGCTCACGTAGCTCAGTCGGTAGAGCACCTCCTTGGTAAGGAGGAGGTCGATGGTTCGATTCCATTCGTGAGCACCATCCATGCGGGGCAGCCCCGCAAGAGCCCGGCCGTTGCAGGCCGGACGTCTACACCAGCAGTCAAACCAACCGTCAGCGAGAGTCACAGTCATGGCAAAGGGTAAGTTCGAGCGCACCAAGCCCCACGTGAACGTGGGCACGATCGGCCACGTGGACCACGGCAAGACGACGCTGACGGCGGCGCTGACGAAGATCGGTGCCGAGCGTTTCGGTGGCGAGTTCAAGGCCTACGACGCGATCGACGCGGCGCCGGAGGAGAAGGCGCGCGGGATCACGATCTCGACCGCGCACGTGGAATACGAGTCCCCGAACCGGCATTACGCGCACGTGGATTGCCCGGGCCACGCCGACTACGTGAAGAACATGATCACGGGTGCGGCGCAGATGGACGGCGCGATCCTGGTGTGCTCGGCCGCGGACGGCCCGATGCCGCAGACGCGCGAGCACATCCTGCTGGCGCGGCAGGTGGGCGTGCCGTACATCGTGGTCTTCCTGAACAAGGCGGACATGGTGGACGACGCCGAGCTGCTGGAACTGGTGGAGATGGAAGTCCGCGAGCTGCTGAGCAAGTACGAGTTCCCGGGCGACGACACCCCGATCATCCACGGTTCGGCGCTCAAGGCGCTGGAAGGCGACCAGTCGGAGATCGGCGTGCCTGCGATCATCAAGCTGGTGGAGGCGCTGGACACCTGGATCCCGCAGCCC
This sequence is a window from Luteimonas viscosa. Protein-coding genes within it:
- the tuf gene encoding elongation factor Tu, with amino-acid sequence MAKGKFERTKPHVNVGTIGHVDHGKTTLTAALTKIGAERFGGEFKAYDAIDAAPEEKARGITISTAHVEYESPNRHYAHVDCPGHADYVKNMITGAAQMDGAILVCSAADGPMPQTREHILLARQVGVPYIVVFLNKADMVDDAELLELVEMEVRELLSKYEFPGDDTPIIHGSALKALEGDQSEIGVPAIIKLVEALDTWIPQPERDIDKPFLMPVEDVFSISGRGTVVTGRIERGVIKVGEEIEIVGIRATQKTTVTGVEMFRKLLDQGQAGDNAGLLLRGTKRDEVERGQVLCKPGSIKPHTEFEAEVYVLSKDEGGR